The following are encoded in a window of Haloarcula halophila genomic DNA:
- a CDS encoding protein-glutamate methylesterase/protein-glutamine glutaminase, translating into MVGRAPRAVVADDSHFMRSVISDILDEGGIEVIAQARNGVEAVEAVREHDPDVVTMDVEMPEMNGIDATARIMDVHPTPVLMLSAHTDENADVTFEALDKGAVDFFTKPGGEVSMEMSRLKDQLVEMVTSVAEVDVAGSGRQSTAQSGSGGQRSDTQRSDGTHEDGRSYVDNPTLVVGSSTGGPKMVEKTLASLPLAADLRVLVIQHMPEGFTGRFAERIDARSDYEVREATDGGRLGGGEAMIAAGDRHMVVKNYRNGRLRVKLNQDPPVNSVRPAVDVTMESAASTIDDPLVGVILTGMGEDGAEGIRAIKAAGGHTIAQDEATSAVYGMPKRAVETGCVDSVLPIDDIASGILDTITTQVT; encoded by the coding sequence ATGGTCGGCCGCGCGCCGCGTGCGGTGGTCGCCGACGACTCCCATTTCATGCGGAGTGTCATCTCCGATATCCTGGACGAAGGGGGTATCGAGGTCATCGCACAGGCACGCAACGGCGTCGAAGCCGTCGAGGCGGTTCGGGAACACGACCCCGACGTCGTGACGATGGACGTGGAGATGCCCGAGATGAACGGCATCGACGCGACCGCGCGGATCATGGACGTGCATCCGACGCCGGTGTTGATGCTCTCCGCCCACACCGACGAGAACGCCGACGTGACCTTCGAGGCCCTGGACAAGGGGGCGGTTGACTTCTTCACGAAACCCGGCGGCGAGGTCTCGATGGAGATGTCCCGGCTGAAAGACCAGCTTGTCGAGATGGTGACCTCGGTCGCCGAGGTCGACGTCGCCGGGAGCGGTCGGCAGTCTACCGCCCAGTCGGGCAGTGGCGGGCAGCGATCCGACACGCAACGATCCGACGGGACCCACGAGGACGGCCGGAGCTACGTCGACAACCCGACGCTCGTCGTCGGCTCCTCGACCGGCGGCCCGAAGATGGTCGAGAAGACACTCGCCTCTCTCCCGTTGGCCGCTGATCTCCGTGTGTTGGTCATCCAGCACATGCCAGAGGGGTTTACCGGTCGGTTCGCCGAGCGAATCGACGCCCGGAGTGACTACGAGGTCCGCGAAGCGACCGACGGCGGCCGCCTCGGCGGCGGTGAAGCCATGATCGCGGCCGGCGACCGCCACATGGTCGTCAAGAACTACCGGAACGGCCGGCTCCGCGTGAAGCTGAACCAGGACCCGCCGGTCAACAGCGTCCGTCCAGCCGTCGACGTGACCATGGAATCGGCGGCGTCGACCATCGACGATCCCCTCGTCGGCGTGATCCTCACCGGAATGGGCGAGGACGGCGCTGAGGGGATCAGGGCGATCAAAGCTGCGGGCGGACACACGATCGCGCAGGACGAGGCAACGTCAGCCGTCTACGGCATGCCCAAGCGGGCTGTCGAGACGGGCTGTGTCGACTCGGTGTTACCGATCGACGATATCGCGAGCGGCATTCTCGACACGATCACGACTCAGGTGACCTAA
- a CDS encoding CheF family chemotaxis protein → MSDGERKLLDTQGKFVQVVKDGRKRNDIEWVPGRILLSNKRLVLATNEGKRTIPLSSLTAVTASQMNQPLAQVDSYVKLRSGRDVTLVAPRADEEFEDQLYSTLLDQIVVLTKHPAVEGGVVQEIGWEKARVKLDGDCINLAITSGTFVELDIDDVGTVDAKEKTVSGEERPVLEVEHTVDGTSVETHISGGARHVSLLEGLVRQGEQRNVADDIELSDEETQVLMALYSGISPFKIPEFVDMEIETVEEVYDRLLEADILEPVRTRREVQLEARGRSIASEAMSDQ, encoded by the coding sequence ATGAGCGACGGAGAGCGCAAACTCCTCGATACGCAAGGCAAGTTCGTCCAGGTCGTCAAGGACGGGCGAAAACGCAACGACATCGAGTGGGTCCCCGGACGTATCCTGCTGTCGAACAAACGGCTGGTACTGGCCACGAACGAGGGCAAGCGGACGATCCCGCTGTCGTCGCTGACCGCCGTCACCGCCAGCCAGATGAACCAGCCCCTCGCACAGGTCGACAGCTACGTGAAACTCCGGTCGGGCAGGGACGTGACACTCGTCGCGCCCCGGGCCGACGAGGAGTTCGAGGACCAGCTCTACAGCACCTTACTCGACCAGATCGTCGTCCTCACCAAACACCCCGCCGTCGAGGGCGGCGTCGTCCAGGAGATCGGCTGGGAGAAGGCCCGCGTCAAACTCGACGGCGACTGCATCAACCTCGCGATCACGTCGGGGACGTTCGTCGAACTCGACATCGACGACGTCGGGACCGTCGACGCGAAAGAGAAGACGGTCAGTGGCGAGGAGCGCCCGGTGCTCGAAGTCGAACACACTGTCGACGGAACCAGCGTCGAGACCCACATCTCCGGTGGTGCCCGACACGTCTCACTGCTGGAGGGGTTGGTCCGGCAGGGCGAACAGCGGAACGTCGCCGACGACATCGAACTCTCCGACGAGGAGACACAGGTGTTGATGGCGTTGTACTCCGGCATCTCGCCGTTCAAGATCCCGGAGTTCGTCGACATGGAGATCGAGACGGTCGAGGAGGTGTACGACCGCCTGCTGGAGGCCGACATTCTGGAGCCGGTCCGGACCCGACGCGAGGTCCAACTGGAGGCCCGCGGGCGGTCGATCGCCAGCGAGGCGATGTCCGATCAGTAG
- a CDS encoding aldo/keto reductase: MVTNESDTFDIGGELTVNRLGFGAMRITGDDVIGEPDDAENARRVLERAVELGVDFIDTADSYGPGVSERLIGEALDTERDDLVIATKGGLLRNTDADWLPHGDPDYLRNAQLCSRDRLRMDPIDLYQFHRPDPDTPFEESVHTLAELKDEGLVRHVGLSNVSVDQLDRAREIVEIATVQNQYNIANREDEAVLEACEDAGIGFIPWYPLAAGELDDVEGIEEIARRHDATPYQIALAWLLGHSDVTLPIPGTSSIEHLEQNVAASAIDLSDDELARLS; the protein is encoded by the coding sequence ATGGTCACAAACGAGAGCGACACCTTCGACATCGGTGGCGAACTGACGGTCAACCGACTCGGGTTCGGTGCGATGCGGATCACCGGCGACGACGTCATCGGCGAACCGGACGACGCCGAGAACGCCCGCCGGGTACTGGAGCGAGCGGTCGAACTCGGCGTCGACTTCATCGACACCGCCGACTCCTACGGCCCGGGCGTCTCCGAGCGACTGATCGGCGAGGCCCTCGATACCGAGCGCGATGATCTCGTGATCGCGACCAAAGGCGGACTGCTCCGCAATACCGACGCCGACTGGCTCCCCCACGGCGACCCCGACTACCTCCGGAACGCACAGCTGTGCTCGCGGGACCGGCTGCGGATGGACCCGATCGACCTCTATCAGTTCCACCGCCCGGACCCGGACACACCGTTCGAGGAGTCGGTCCACACCCTCGCGGAGCTGAAAGACGAGGGGCTGGTCCGCCACGTCGGCCTCTCGAACGTCTCGGTCGACCAGCTCGACCGGGCACGCGAGATCGTCGAGATCGCGACGGTCCAGAACCAGTACAACATCGCTAACCGTGAGGACGAGGCTGTCCTGGAGGCCTGTGAGGACGCGGGGATCGGGTTCATCCCGTGGTACCCGCTGGCAGCCGGTGAGCTCGACGACGTCGAGGGGATCGAGGAGATCGCTCGACGCCACGACGCGACACCCTACCAGATCGCACTGGCGTGGCTGCTCGGTCATTCGGACGTGACGCTGCCGATCCCTGGGACGTCGAGTATCGAGCACCTCGAACAGAACGTCGCCGCCAGCGCGATCGATCTCAGCGACGACGAACTCGCACGGCTCTCCTGA
- a CDS encoding winged helix-turn-helix domain-containing protein — MASAEILQTLGNKYSAEILDATDEPVSAQDLSDELGIPIATCYRRIDELTEHDLLELHDNILSDDRRRIKVYRRNVDELRVDFEDEMTIHIEERSEVTNKLDEAWRTLSDG, encoded by the coding sequence ATGGCTTCGGCGGAGATCCTACAGACGCTGGGGAACAAATACAGCGCCGAGATTCTCGATGCCACCGACGAACCCGTGTCGGCCCAAGATCTGAGCGACGAGCTGGGCATTCCGATCGCGACATGTTATCGGCGGATCGACGAGCTCACCGAGCACGATCTGCTCGAACTACACGACAACATTCTCTCCGACGACCGGCGGCGCATCAAAGTGTACCGCCGAAACGTCGACGAACTCCGGGTCGACTTCGAGGACGAGATGACGATCCACATCGAAGAGCGGTCGGAAGTGACGAACAAACTCGACGAGGCGTGGCGAACCCTCTCGGACGGCTAA
- a CDS encoding CheR family methyltransferase, whose translation MNKGSDRQFSQLLAFIGDEMEFESGFYNDAYLDRRITARMRRTDTETYRAYKQLLQRDEGEREQLLDSLSINVTGFFRNPEAWEALRPVLRELTEENRRVRLWSAPSADGREPYSAAMLALDDPEIDARRVEITGTDINADILREARRATYETSQTTDIAEELEPLEDYAEYIEQDANTFRVRDHVTDMVTFEQHDLIRGDPKRDFDLVFCRNLLIYIDSEYKVPIFETIRGSLREGGYLMIGMTETLPTECRDSFEPVDKQHRIYRRV comes from the coding sequence ATGAACAAAGGGAGCGACAGACAGTTCAGCCAGTTGTTGGCGTTCATCGGCGACGAGATGGAGTTCGAGTCGGGCTTCTACAACGACGCGTATCTCGACCGGCGGATCACCGCCCGGATGCGCCGGACCGACACCGAGACCTACCGGGCCTACAAGCAACTGCTCCAGCGTGACGAGGGCGAACGCGAACAGTTGCTGGACTCGCTGTCGATCAACGTCACGGGCTTCTTCCGCAACCCCGAGGCCTGGGAAGCGCTGCGCCCGGTCCTGCGGGAACTGACCGAGGAGAACCGCCGGGTCAGACTGTGGTCGGCCCCCAGTGCCGACGGCAGGGAGCCGTACTCGGCGGCGATGCTGGCGCTCGACGATCCCGAGATCGACGCCCGGCGCGTCGAGATCACCGGGACCGACATCAACGCCGACATCCTCCGTGAGGCCCGCCGGGCGACCTACGAGACCTCACAGACGACCGATATCGCGGAGGAACTGGAACCGCTCGAAGACTACGCCGAGTACATCGAACAGGACGCCAACACGTTTCGGGTCCGCGATCACGTCACCGACATGGTCACCTTCGAGCAACACGACCTCATCCGCGGGGACCCCAAGCGGGACTTCGATCTGGTCTTCTGTCGGAACCTCCTCATCTACATCGACTCCGAGTACAAGGTCCCCATCTTCGAGACGATCCGTGGCTCGCTCCGGGAGGGGGGGTACCTGATGATCGGGATGACCGAGACCCTCCCCACCGAATGTCGGGACTCCTTCGAACCGGTCGACAAGCAACACCGCATCTACCGACGGGTATGA
- a CDS encoding Hsp20/alpha crystallin family protein, with the protein MTDTDPFSEIERAFDVLTDQFGANLGAVPTDLVETGDEFVVRMDLPGFDTDDIDVTLAEDRKLSVTAERDESAESVDGQYLTRERRRQSLSRTVRLPGPVEDDAAASYDDGVLTVHLPKIVEDEDDEGTDIPVN; encoded by the coding sequence ATGACCGATACCGATCCGTTCAGCGAGATCGAGCGCGCGTTCGACGTACTGACCGACCAGTTCGGGGCCAACCTCGGTGCGGTCCCGACGGATCTGGTCGAAACCGGCGACGAGTTCGTCGTCCGCATGGATCTGCCCGGGTTCGACACCGACGATATCGACGTCACACTCGCCGAGGACCGGAAGCTCTCGGTCACCGCCGAGCGCGACGAGTCGGCCGAGTCCGTCGACGGGCAGTATCTCACACGCGAACGGCGCAGGCAGTCCCTGAGCCGGACCGTCCGACTGCCCGGTCCCGTCGAGGACGACGCGGCGGCCAGCTACGACGACGGCGTCCTGACCGTCCACCTGCCCAAGATCGTCGAGGACGAGGACGACGAAGGGACCGACATCCCGGTGAACTGA
- a CDS encoding chemotaxis protein CheW, whose translation MSAQSATTGQVLEFKLGDETYCVSIDYVTEIVDIGELTKVPNAPPHVEGVMDLRGRTTSIVNPKAVFGIDEAGEEKRIIVYDPEIVQTQSAAGWLVDEVYQVVQVSPEQVDRSPANDNGSIRGVVKRDDEFVIWVDPAVVHAAG comes from the coding sequence ATGTCAGCCCAGTCAGCCACGACCGGCCAAGTGCTCGAGTTCAAGCTTGGAGACGAAACCTACTGTGTGAGTATCGACTACGTGACAGAGATCGTCGACATCGGCGAGTTGACGAAGGTCCCGAACGCGCCCCCGCACGTCGAGGGCGTCATGGACCTCCGCGGGCGAACGACATCGATCGTGAACCCGAAAGCGGTGTTCGGGATCGACGAAGCGGGCGAGGAGAAGCGGATCATCGTCTACGATCCAGAGATCGTCCAGACACAGAGCGCGGCCGGCTGGCTGGTCGACGAGGTGTATCAGGTCGTCCAGGTCTCGCCGGAGCAGGTCGATCGGTCCCCGGCCAACGACAACGGATCGATCCGCGGTGTCGTGAAACGCGACGACGAGTTCGTCATCTGGGTCGATCCGGCGGTCGTCCACGCCGCTGGTTGA
- a CDS encoding peroxiredoxin, with protein sequence MVLEPGTQPPSISAHNQWGERVTPDFRTPTVLYFYPRDDTPGCTTEAKAFNDRYEEYHEAGVEVYGVSTDDVDSHCEFAEEHDLSFDLLADPDGTIADAFDVEISERDRASRTTYVLAKGRIVGVYEGVRPEGHAAEVLRDLMEAGLVPME encoded by the coding sequence ATGGTACTCGAACCCGGGACGCAGCCGCCGTCGATCAGCGCCCACAACCAGTGGGGGGAACGCGTCACGCCGGACTTTCGAACACCGACGGTGCTGTATTTCTACCCGCGTGACGACACGCCGGGCTGTACGACCGAGGCGAAGGCGTTCAACGACCGCTACGAGGAGTACCACGAGGCGGGCGTCGAGGTGTACGGCGTCTCGACCGACGACGTCGACAGCCACTGTGAGTTCGCCGAAGAACACGACCTCTCCTTCGACCTGCTGGCCGATCCCGACGGCACCATCGCCGACGCCTTCGACGTCGAGATCAGCGAGCGCGACCGGGCCAGCCGGACGACCTACGTCCTCGCGAAGGGACGGATCGTCGGCGTCTACGAGGGTGTCAGGCCCGAGGGCCACGCCGCGGAGGTCCTCCGGGATCTGATGGAGGCCGGACTCGTCCCGATGGAATGA
- a CDS encoding zinc ribbon domain-containing protein, protein MPVPPWQLGALVAALAFNCLGVYVAVRLGRAERTATADIGEDTHVDDERDDDGPAVLACPACGTENESGYRYCRECVAELPAAIAAGDDWADAHGRLTR, encoded by the coding sequence ATGCCTGTTCCACCCTGGCAACTCGGTGCGCTCGTAGCCGCGCTCGCGTTCAACTGTCTGGGTGTCTACGTCGCGGTCCGACTGGGTCGGGCCGAACGGACGGCGACCGCAGATATCGGGGAGGACACCCACGTCGACGACGAACGCGATGACGACGGGCCGGCTGTCCTGGCGTGTCCGGCCTGCGGGACCGAGAACGAGTCCGGTTATCGGTACTGTCGGGAGTGTGTCGCCGAGCTTCCGGCGGCGATCGCCGCTGGGGACGACTGGGCCGACGCCCACGGACGGTTGACCCGGTGA
- a CDS encoding HEAT repeat domain-containing protein yields the protein MSLYELERDGEVQELIRVLRESDNERVQTRAAELLGNFPDHDDRRDVVNALVTAVQRDSDAVTAAAIDSLDELGGDAIEQLIGTMAGVDLDEDSADWVKAKAYTQALDAEVPELRMAAANALGGLDQADAVPKLTQRFDDPDPRVRARAARSAGKIGDSRATDPLESLLTDSSSAVRREAARALGNIGNRQALRALLPLYEDDHEEVRRIAVDAFGNFDNDQPVDYLTEALSDDSPGVRRTAVYSLIELLSNVPTDQSHEIRETVVEKLSNTDDRSVVVPLVEILEESTQAAQRRNTAWLLGRVTTQAERSRVIDALVDALSDDGQMIRQFAATSLAELDDDDGMVERRLLPIVEDTGVDPAVRGQAIFTLGKVGGERSRKVLDKLIDETENETVRKKAFSAISKLGGRG from the coding sequence ATGAGCCTCTACGAACTGGAACGGGACGGCGAGGTACAGGAACTCATCCGGGTGCTTCGCGAGAGCGACAACGAGCGCGTCCAGACCCGCGCGGCCGAACTGCTGGGGAACTTCCCCGACCACGACGACCGGCGGGACGTGGTCAACGCCCTGGTCACGGCTGTACAGCGGGACAGCGACGCCGTCACGGCCGCGGCGATCGACTCGCTGGACGAACTGGGTGGGGACGCGATCGAACAGCTCATCGGTACCATGGCCGGCGTCGATCTGGACGAGGACTCGGCCGACTGGGTGAAAGCAAAGGCCTACACGCAGGCGCTGGACGCGGAGGTCCCGGAACTGCGGATGGCCGCGGCCAACGCCCTCGGTGGACTCGACCAGGCCGACGCCGTCCCGAAACTCACCCAGCGGTTCGACGATCCGGACCCGCGGGTCCGGGCGCGAGCGGCCCGTTCGGCCGGAAAGATCGGTGACTCGCGGGCGACGGACCCGCTCGAATCGTTGCTGACCGATTCATCGTCGGCGGTCCGCCGCGAAGCCGCGCGGGCGCTCGGGAACATCGGCAACCGGCAGGCGCTGCGAGCCCTCCTCCCGCTGTACGAGGACGACCACGAGGAGGTCCGACGGATCGCGGTCGACGCCTTCGGCAACTTCGACAACGACCAGCCCGTCGACTATCTCACCGAGGCCCTTTCCGACGACTCGCCGGGCGTTCGCCGGACTGCGGTGTACTCGCTGATCGAACTGCTCTCGAACGTCCCGACCGATCAGAGCCACGAGATCCGCGAGACCGTCGTCGAGAAGCTCTCGAACACGGACGACCGAAGCGTCGTCGTCCCGTTGGTCGAGATCCTCGAAGAGAGCACCCAGGCCGCACAGCGGCGCAACACCGCCTGGCTCCTCGGTCGCGTGACGACCCAGGCAGAACGGAGTCGGGTCATCGACGCCCTGGTCGACGCGCTCTCCGACGACGGGCAGATGATCCGCCAGTTCGCCGCGACGAGCCTGGCGGAACTGGACGACGACGACGGGATGGTCGAGCGGCGCCTGCTCCCGATCGTCGAGGACACCGGCGTCGATCCGGCCGTCCGTGGGCAAGCGATCTTCACGCTCGGGAAAGTCGGCGGCGAGCGCTCCCGGAAGGTACTGGACAAACTCATCGACGAGACCGAAAACGAGACCGTCCGGAAGAAGGCCTTCTCGGCCATCTCGAAACTGGGAGGCCGGGGATGA
- a CDS encoding RAD55 family ATPase, with amino-acid sequence MIEITKTGIEGLDSILNGGIVTDSTTLVSGNPGAGKSILCLQYIYNGVDQFDEKGIYLSFEENEADLREAAESIGFDKWPEFVENGDIKVYDKQVLLRENDFSSSLDLLLDDLEDEEYDRLVLDSLAMFNLFFDDEAEKRTYLLKFTDILRSNGLTTLMTNEQGAVFPDTEIGLENYLTDGNIYLIQTPTDSGVSRYVWVAKMRKQDIETDIFPMEIEWGGIQVHENASAFSMMSEEDSPL; translated from the coding sequence ATGATAGAAATAACGAAAACAGGCATCGAGGGGCTCGATTCCATTCTAAACGGCGGCATTGTCACCGATTCGACGACGCTGGTGAGCGGAAACCCGGGCGCCGGGAAGTCGATCCTCTGCCTTCAGTACATCTACAACGGCGTCGACCAGTTCGACGAGAAGGGGATCTACCTCTCTTTCGAGGAAAACGAAGCGGATCTCCGGGAGGCAGCGGAGTCGATCGGCTTCGACAAGTGGCCGGAGTTCGTCGAGAACGGCGACATCAAGGTGTACGACAAACAGGTACTGCTGCGGGAAAACGACTTCTCCTCGTCGCTCGATCTCCTCCTCGACGACCTCGAAGACGAAGAGTACGATCGGCTCGTCCTCGACTCGCTTGCGATGTTCAACCTCTTCTTCGACGACGAAGCCGAGAAACGGACGTATCTCCTGAAGTTCACCGATATCCTGCGGAGTAACGGACTCACCACGCTGATGACCAACGAGCAGGGGGCGGTCTTTCCGGACACCGAGATCGGGCTAGAGAACTACCTCACCGACGGGAACATCTACCTGATCCAGACGCCGACCGACTCCGGCGTCAGCCGATACGTCTGGGTGGCGAAGATGCGCAAGCAGGACATCGAGACGGATATCTTCCCGATGGAGATCGAGTGGGGTGGGATTCAAGTCCACGAAAACGCGAGCGCGTTCTCGATGATGAGCGAAGAGGATTCGCCGCTCTAA
- the pheA gene encoding prephenate dehydratase, producing the protein MTTITLGPSGTYSHRAAQAVADDDITFTESVTAIVEAVADGEADRGVVPVENSIEGSVTESLDAFSTYDIAVVREIITPIRHALLAQHDSFDLVASHAQALAQCRGWLDEHYPGIDVEAVTSTARGVERARDDPSVAAIGHPANAANGTELDVLAEDIQDRSSNATRFVVVAPADERSDAGSKTSFIVYPNADYPGLLLELLEPFADRDINLTRVESRPSGERLGDYVFHIDIAAGLYEDRTQAALEDIEAIAENGWVRRLGSYDSETVIN; encoded by the coding sequence ATGACCACGATCACGCTCGGTCCGTCGGGCACCTACTCTCATCGGGCCGCACAGGCGGTCGCCGACGACGACATCACGTTCACCGAGTCGGTTACCGCGATCGTCGAAGCCGTCGCCGACGGCGAGGCCGACCGCGGTGTCGTCCCGGTCGAGAACAGCATCGAGGGATCGGTGACAGAATCCCTCGACGCTTTCAGTACCTACGATATCGCCGTCGTCAGGGAGATCATCACCCCGATCCGGCACGCCCTGCTGGCCCAGCACGACTCGTTCGACCTCGTCGCGAGCCACGCCCAGGCACTGGCGCAGTGTCGGGGCTGGCTCGACGAGCATTACCCGGGGATCGACGTGGAAGCGGTCACCTCGACCGCCCGCGGCGTCGAGCGCGCACGCGATGATCCGTCCGTCGCCGCGATCGGCCACCCCGCGAACGCCGCCAACGGGACCGAACTGGACGTGTTGGCCGAGGACATCCAGGACCGCTCCTCGAACGCCACCCGGTTCGTCGTCGTCGCGCCGGCCGACGAACGCAGCGACGCCGGCAGCAAGACCTCCTTCATCGTCTACCCGAACGCCGACTATCCCGGGCTCCTGCTGGAACTGCTGGAGCCGTTCGCCGACCGGGACATCAACCTCACCCGCGTCGAGTCCCGGCCCAGCGGCGAGCGCCTGGGCGACTACGTCTTCCACATCGACATCGCCGCCGGCCTCTACGAGGACCGGACCCAGGCTGCCCTCGAAGACATCGAGGCCATCGCAGAGAACGGCTGGGTCCGCCGGCTGGGTTCCTACGACTCCGAGACGGTCATCAACTGA
- the cheA gene encoding chemotaxis protein CheA has protein sequence MDDQYLDAFIRESEEAITELNNSLLDLESDPSDTEAMDSIFRTAHTLKGNFGAMGFDDAANLAHAVEDLLDQMRQGEMEVTPEVMDLVFAGVDQIEVIVNEIEEHGESQTQTDEMVAELRTVLEEGADAAGGDPTGDAGGTDDGGGSGDDSVSVGADIDASEADDRIVHVDIDVGESDMLGVDSMLALEAVEDVFDVLAMEPERAAIEDGEFEDTFVLYLDASDAATVDAELNSVGKIDSFDATDVTDELTTGVADSGSMTAGATESEDSEEHSVDEIKSVRVDVDQLDDLHGLVEQLVTSRIKLRRGVEQNDLDSAGETLNELDKITANLQNTVMDMRLIPLKKVVGKFPRLVRDLARELDKDIEFTIEGEDIELDRTILTEISDPLMHILRNSVDHGIESPDEREQAGKPRTGQIELRASRERDHVIITVEDDGAGLDVQGIKQKAIEKGVRSPEELEAMDDSAIYDLIFHPGFSTADEVTDTSGRGVGMDVVHDTVTQLDGSVSVESDQGEGTTVSLRLPVTMAIVKVLFVEVGDEEYGVPIKNVDEITSTDAIKQVNGTEVIKHNDDIYPVIQLADTFDVEDAHTNGDGMLVRIRESERQVALYCDSVNSQEEVVVKPLEGILSGTPGLSGTAVLGDGNIVHILDVVTL, from the coding sequence ATGGACGACCAATATCTCGACGCATTCATCCGCGAGAGCGAGGAGGCGATCACTGAACTGAACAATTCGCTGCTCGATCTGGAATCGGATCCCTCGGACACCGAGGCGATGGACTCGATCTTCCGAACTGCCCACACGCTGAAGGGGAACTTCGGCGCGATGGGCTTCGACGACGCGGCGAACCTCGCACACGCCGTCGAGGACCTCCTCGACCAGATGCGACAGGGCGAGATGGAAGTCACGCCCGAGGTGATGGACCTCGTCTTCGCCGGCGTCGATCAGATCGAGGTGATCGTCAACGAGATCGAGGAACACGGCGAGTCACAGACACAGACAGACGAGATGGTCGCGGAACTCCGAACCGTCCTCGAAGAAGGGGCCGACGCAGCCGGTGGTGACCCCACAGGGGATGCCGGCGGCACCGACGACGGCGGTGGTAGTGGCGACGACAGCGTCTCCGTCGGGGCCGACATCGACGCGAGCGAGGCCGACGACCGGATCGTCCACGTCGATATCGACGTCGGCGAGTCGGACATGCTCGGCGTCGACTCGATGCTGGCACTGGAAGCCGTCGAGGACGTCTTCGATGTCCTGGCGATGGAACCGGAGCGGGCAGCTATCGAGGACGGCGAGTTCGAGGACACGTTCGTCCTGTATCTGGACGCTTCCGACGCGGCGACCGTCGACGCGGAACTGAACTCGGTCGGGAAGATCGATTCGTTCGACGCCACCGACGTGACCGACGAACTGACCACAGGGGTGGCCGACTCCGGGTCGATGACGGCCGGCGCGACCGAGAGCGAGGACTCCGAGGAACACAGCGTCGACGAGATCAAATCCGTCCGTGTCGACGTCGACCAGCTCGACGACCTCCACGGGCTCGTCGAGCAACTGGTCACGAGCCGGATCAAGTTGCGCCGTGGCGTCGAACAGAACGATCTGGATTCGGCGGGAGAGACGCTCAACGAACTGGACAAGATCACCGCGAACCTCCAGAACACCGTGATGGACATGCGGCTCATCCCGCTGAAGAAGGTCGTCGGGAAGTTCCCGCGGCTGGTCCGTGACCTGGCCCGCGAACTCGACAAAGACATCGAGTTCACCATCGAGGGCGAGGACATCGAACTCGACCGGACGATCCTCACCGAGATCTCCGATCCACTGATGCACATCCTGCGTAACTCGGTCGACCACGGGATCGAGTCGCCCGACGAACGGGAGCAGGCGGGCAAACCCCGGACCGGTCAGATCGAACTCCGGGCCTCCCGGGAACGGGACCACGTCATCATCACTGTCGAGGACGACGGGGCCGGCTTGGACGTCCAAGGGATCAAGCAGAAGGCCATCGAGAAAGGCGTCCGCTCGCCGGAGGAACTGGAGGCGATGGACGACTCCGCGATCTACGACCTGATCTTCCACCCCGGCTTCTCGACGGCCGACGAGGTGACCGATACCAGCGGCCGCGGGGTCGGGATGGACGTCGTCCACGACACCGTCACCCAACTGGACGGCTCTGTCAGCGTCGAATCCGACCAGGGGGAGGGGACGACCGTCTCCCTGCGACTGCCGGTGACGATGGCCATCGTGAAGGTACTGTTCGTCGAAGTCGGCGACGAGGAGTACGGCGTCCCGATCAAGAACGTCGACGAGATCACTTCCACCGACGCGATCAAGCAGGTCAACGGGACGGAAGTCATCAAGCACAACGACGACATCTACCCCGTCATCCAACTGGCGGACACCTTCGACGTCGAGGACGCCCACACCAACGGCGACGGGATGCTCGTCCGCATCCGCGAGTCCGAGCGCCAGGTGGCGCTGTACTGTGACTCGGTCAATAGCCAGGAGGAGGTCGTCGTCAAACCCCTGGAGGGAATCCTCTCGGGGACGCCCGGGCTCTCCGGGACCGCCGTGTTGGGCGACGGGAACATCGTCCACATCCTCGACGTGGTGACGCTATGA